The genome window TCGGAAAGTCCGCGGTTTATAAAGGCAGGGACACTTTTTACAACCTGTAAACGGGTAAAATTTATGACTTCTCTTTCGACAAAAGTCTTTTGGTTCTCTTGTTTTCTCGCAGGATTGTTTTACTTCATCGTCCTGGGAGAATCCGGAATCGTCGTGCGATCCCAACTCGAAGAAACGCTCGCGTCCTTGCAGTTGGACGTGGAAAGGCTTGCCTATGAGAATAGACAGTTGGAAGAGAAGCAGAAGATTTTAAAAAACGATCAAGCCGCTCTTGAACGGGAAGCGCGCCGTTTTTATCTTCTGAGTGAAAACGCTCATATCGTAAAATTTCGGGAAATCTCGAACTCAAGCGAACTCAAACCGATCTTGGCTTCCCGGCTCAACGCGTTTCGTCCCGGGAAACAATTTCCGGTTCCGCCCATCCATTTTATTCGGATTTTCTACGCAATCTTCGCTAGTTTTACTTGTATTGGAGTTTTCATAAAAATGAGGAAGAAGAAACTGGACTTTACCAACTACTAAGGAAAGGTTCAGGAATGCCAGAAACGGAAAAAATCACGGAAGTATTCGAAGAACTCACAGGAAGTAAAATCTCCAAAAATTTCCTCGACCACAGAAAGATTTTTCTCTGGGGTCCGGTAACCGACGAATCGTCCAAGGACCTTGTCGGAAAACTTCTCTACCTGGAAATGAAAGATCCGGGTAAACCGATCACGTTTTATATCAATAGCCCCGGCGGTGTCGTAACTTCCGGAATGACCGTATTCGATACGATCAAGATGATTTCTTCTCCGGTTCACACAGTATGTATGGGAATGGCCGCATCCATGGGATCGGTTCTTCTCGCTGCGGGAAAAAAAGGAGAACGTTCCATTTGGCCGAACGGAAAAGTGATGATTCACCAACCGAGCATCGGCGGACAAATCGTCGCTCCCGCGACCGATCTGAAAATCCACGCGGAAGAAATTCTCAAGACGAAAGCGAAGTTGAATCAAATTCTCGCGGACGCTTGCGGACATCCCGTTTCCAAATTGGAAGAAGATACGGATCGCGACTACTACATGGACGCGGAAGAAGCGATCAAATACGGAATCGTGGATAAACTCGCGACCAAGATCGAATTCAACTAAGCGGTTTTCCCTTGTCCAAGACGATTTCCTTAGAGGAATTCTTAAAAGAATTTTTAGTTTCTCCGCAACCGAAGGGCAGAAATCCGGAAGAGGATCAAAACCTGAGCAACCTCTTCCTGGAATTCTCCTCCCTTTTATTTTTAGAAGGAGAAGAAGAGACCAAGGAAGAAGTTCTCATCAAGGACATCGGCTCCTTCGAACTGGACGAGTTTGTGAATTTTTATCTTTCCGACATGCACCCGGACGATCCTGCGATCGTAAAACGGGGAATCGATTTTTTACGCAGACTTCATAAGTTCGCAAAAAAAACGGCACATATCAACAGAGAACAAATGGAAGACTGGGACGAATTCTTTAAG of Leptospira sanjuanensis contains these proteins:
- a CDS encoding septum formation initiator family protein, translated to MTSLSTKVFWFSCFLAGLFYFIVLGESGIVVRSQLEETLASLQLDVERLAYENRQLEEKQKILKNDQAALEREARRFYLLSENAHIVKFREISNSSELKPILASRLNAFRPGKQFPVPPIHFIRIFYAIFASFTCIGVFIKMRKKKLDFTNY
- a CDS encoding ATP-dependent Clp protease proteolytic subunit — translated: MPETEKITEVFEELTGSKISKNFLDHRKIFLWGPVTDESSKDLVGKLLYLEMKDPGKPITFYINSPGGVVTSGMTVFDTIKMISSPVHTVCMGMAASMGSVLLAAGKKGERSIWPNGKVMIHQPSIGGQIVAPATDLKIHAEEILKTKAKLNQILADACGHPVSKLEEDTDRDYYMDAEEAIKYGIVDKLATKIEFN